The sequence below is a genomic window from Ipomoea triloba cultivar NCNSP0323 chromosome 10, ASM357664v1.
gtacaccactctattactcttcttaaattaaataaattagtagctacaacaaaaaataatacatatgcatttctttaatttagaattcaatATCTataatgcctttattcaaaaaaaaaatcattaattcattatcaaaaaattaaaacaagatATAATcctattagttatattgtctttattttctacaatgcaaaaatttcttaccttcaaattcattaattaattatattaactatattgttcattgttttctttttacagtatcttgtaattaaatatcaaagttataatataaaataatgttatatatttatttaccaagtattcaattaataacatgaaaaaaataaagtcaatCGTATTAACTATTTGGaaaggatttgttgacaaagaagaaattcaaataacccaacaaattgatgCATGAAACTACACCATAATATCTTTGGActacattacaaatttaaactcctgcattattttttcacatgaaattgcaattcttttcacACATAATTCCTtacttccaaccaaacgccccattagatcaaattgaaattttataatagAAAGTTAGAAACAAGTATCAAATGAATTAAAGAACCATATTACGTTATAAAACTTCCTTGTAGgataaagttttaatttaatgCAATAAAATTCAATTGCAACCATTGtgataaaactaaaaaataatattatattttttaatcctGTGGATAAATTAAGAATTATGATATAATGTTTGCCTCTAGAAAAACTTTATGATAATGaacaaattatttacaaatttaaaactagAATAAACAAACTATCTTTTTATATAAAACTACCGAActatattttaatacataaatgCTTGTGAAGTAAATTATGATCATATTGGCTCAgcagagcttataacttattttaagctactaataagctataggttctgtttgttaatatttttaaaataatctaatagcttgaaataagagcttattttgaaaaattactttTAAGTATTAACAACATACAGCACTACGTATATCCGGCGGGGGCTTAGAGAACTGGATCCAGTCAGAATTCAGAATCTCCAAGGAAagttgattaataattaatttaagcGTGCAATGCATATTGAATCCAAGTCCTCAAAACTCGCAATTTAAGTTATGAATGCTCTGGATAAGTAGCTGCAGAAATATGgttaaaggaaaaaagaatcagtatcaaaatcaaaatcactGTCGTCGTCCTCTTTTTCCTCCACATTCAAATTGGGTTCCTTGGGTGGCTGAGGGATCAGTTTTTTCATAGGATCGAAATTGGGCAACTGTAATTCATCCCTATAAGTTGCAGGTTGCTGCGGCATGCTATTCAGTTGGACATCAAATGGATAACAACCATTATTATTAGATGCCAATTTATGATCCGATAATGGCTGCAAAGGTTGTTCTTCCCAATAGGTGGTCTGCATCATCATTGTTGCAGCAGGTTGGACATCTAATGGATTACTGTTTAAtgatgtttgattatttatGCAATGCTGCTTCCACCTCTTGTCTCTGCTGCTTGACTCCCCAGGATCATCTGAttgtgaagatgatgatgatcctCTCTTATGCTTTTGTTCCACATCTCTTATTACCTCACTTTCATCACTATTATTTTCACAAttgttttttcctttcctttcatAAATTCTGCATACTACCACTGATGTATCCAACTTGTCGCCCTACATACAtataaaaaaccaaaaaaaaaaaatgttattatgcCACGTGTTCATGTATTTTGACTTTGGTGGGAGCTGCTCAGAGTTCTTGTGACCTTTTACTGGTTAAAGGGTTACTCGtagctgtggccctcccaaATGAGAGGTTACAGGTTCGTTCTCTAGTGGGGGCGTtggctctttgtgtttcagtaggttgagaaagtacgtATGagcagatattacattgtaacagagtcaatatcattaaaaaaaagggttactcgtaaataaaaaaattaaataacttaCCTCGTTTTTGTTTGCGTAATTGTGGTCTAACATGTACTCATGCATTATCCAATTtgtcttgattttattttcatacaTGTAAACTAGGACATTCTTTCTGCCAATAACAGTTTTGCCATCCTCCTCCGTGACTTCTTGGATTTTGCTGGTAATTCTCCAGTGACCTTTTTTATCTTTGGTGAATCTATTCAGCCTCTTTCCATTTTGGTGCTTTTTATCTGTCTTCGTAAAAAAGTAGGAGAATGCCTGTTTAGGGTCCAACCCTGTATGTACATCAAattgcaaaataattttaagcCACATCATATCATGGGgagaaatattaggaaaaagaaaattagaggaaaaattaaatatcatttttaccTGGAAGTTGAGACGGTTGGCACTGATAGATATCAAATTCTGGGATTACTTGAGGGTGAAAATACTCTCCTTTCACCTTAGGAAGAAGATAACACTTGAAAATCTCTTTATCGAAGGGGGCAAACATGTAGCCCGGCGGCAAAGTTTTCTTCCATTCCGGTTCTTCTTCTACTGAATCTCCCATTGACACTGATAAATATTCCACCTTATTCTCTATACAATGGACGTTCTAATATTGTTTGGGTTAATTGCCTTTTAGTGTGGTTTCCCTATATATTATTGCTGCAAGTTTTCATAATCTTAGTAGGATTGAACTTCCTTTTGGAGGGAATAATAATTCAATAGTCaatgggaattttttattttttattttttgaattttcaaaaacaaatttgaatatttatttactactaAGTAAGCAATAGCTATATCGTAAACTAAACTATAGTAAATTAGAGTTCCTTCATCCTTCTCATAAATGGCTTCTTGCTCTATACTGGAATCATGCATGATATATAGAatcttgacttttttttttttaattgactGGCAAAATTCTTGGTGATTGAATCTTGGTGGAAGATCGAGTTTCTTGAATTGTTTGGCCGGGAAGACTGCGTGCCCTTTTATTTGGGAATCTTGATTATTAATTAACATGCAACAAGTAGTTGTAGTGTTTCGATTGTGGGCTTCATTAAGTTTTAGAATGGAGCAGAATTCCTGGACTTGCAATTGTAAGAAGGGTGAACATTGAGggtttttgactgaaatggaaATGACACTTTTCGTAAGAGACAAAAATAggactttttaaaaagtttgacaaAAATAGTAAACCTACATTTGGGAAACGTATTTTCGAAAGGCGAgtcagtttaattttttttttttaaatgtcaatGTCACACGCGTTTGGGAAATGCGTCTGACGTATTTTATACGCCACAGGCATTTCCCATACGCGTCTGACGAATTCCGAGGGTTTGACCACCTCGCATTTGCCAAATGCCTTTCTCTTATTATACGAGAAAGGCATTTCGCAAATGCGTAGGCGTAGTGACCGGAGTCCGACAACTCTTACAAAGGTCACACGCATTTCGCAAATGCTTATACTTGATCGGAGTGCGGCAATTAGTTATATTATTccctaaatatatattattctcttATCGTATAAGACGAAATTCACTAACTATGTTTGTTCACTACAATAGTAAATTAATTCTTAGCCTTGATCACCAAGTTGGTTTTAGAATTGTTATCTTTTTTCACAAGATAACACTTGTTACTCTAAACTTTTATTACCCATCTTTTTAGACATATATGtcctaaaaataaacttttaatagTTCCATGAtgccttttacatatttgaaaataaaaataattaatggtATTTAGTCCactatacaaatatacaattcaGACCATTATATAATTTTCAATGGCCCTTAGTAAACACAAGTCGATATGTCCGAGTGGTTAAGGAGACAGACTTGAAATCTGTtgggctttgcccgcgcaggttcgaaCCCTGCTGTCGACGTTGTATTTTTATACAGTAATTTCTACTTTAAAAAACTGGATGAAACCTTCCAAACTTTACAATGTACGTTGCATGAAGTAGCGCTTCAAAAATCAATTTGGATACaaaagtttcaacaaaaaagtTGATTATCGAGGACTTTAATTGTTTACAttagtcaaacaattaaaaacgattttaaaatgatatttatcaAATAAGGCCTTTAATTGAGCCCacttgtaattatatatttttcactAGATTTTTTGTGATAGTTGTACAATATAGTTTTTAATTTAGTACTGTTCATCTATTTCcacgaaaaaattaaattagttatGAACAGTCTCATTTGTTAACATATATACAAATTGCTAATCAGTTAATAGGCGGTATAGTAGTTAAATTATCTTTACAATTTAAAACCTTTGAATATTATTGTTGTGTGGTGATGTCAGTTCCGACATTAAAAAATTTAggaatgtaaatttttaaaatttgaaaaagtaaTAATCGAGATCAATCAATTATTTTGCTTGGTTGAGGTTGGGTGTGTTAGTGTGTATAATTTATTACTCACTTACTTATTTGTCTTgtttttgcattaaaaaaaattctgtcacataaaaaatacataattacaaattaaattagataaCCCTAAACCGTACCAAAGATCATATAACCTTGAGTACACATACAATAATGTTACAAAAGTGAAGAGTTAagctataaataaaataaaacaaacgaTGCTTTGAAATGttatgattaaaatatatatatatatatatatatatatatatatatatatatatatattgacaatGTAGAAGGTCCTGGATAGGTTTCTTATTTTTGGTACAGAAATGGGTTTGCAAAATGAATATTGAAAGTTCGAATATCAAAAGTGGACATGACATTTGGAATACTAATATAATGAACGCTGCGCTCTCAACTGGAGCAAAGGAATTGAAAGTCATACCGTAAGGAGTGGTAGATCAAAGAAAGAGCAAATTATGTCCTGTTTGGGAAATGGTCGTTAACTGTTAGATGATTGGGTTAGAggatataactagttgataacgtAAAAAGGTATTTggtaattagttgttagctgatagctgtttggtataatttttatttttttaaaaaagttaattgaaaaagttgttttgaacaactttttgaattttagcattttggagttacaaaaagttgattaaccaaacacttatattgattttttaaccaagttaaatagctaatagtggttaaataaatcaaaattggctgataaactaactattttaccaaacaggtccTATATTATGGACTATGTGCTACTTGCATCATAGATCATATCTTGTGGTAAGTTTACTCTCCAATCCTTAATTATACCATTCGTCAGGGTTCACAGTGTACTGTGGATCCTaatgcatgtgtatatatattgttttgtgagtttttgtgttttgtgttataaaattatgtgcCTTAAGAGTATCAAttctatatataaaacaaattaataattgtttaTGTTATGagtttgtgtcttgtgttatgaaattttttgcctatgaacacaaattatgtatctaaataaaatttgaaaaataagtaaatatataatatatgtatgtgtcttgtattgtgattttttgtttgtgttatgaaattgtatACCTTACGAGTATAAATTCTATGCATAGCCATTTCGATCCAGAATCTATAATGTtatgtggaccttggtccataatataaactgtctttttttttttttttttaacatgatATAAACTGTCGTTAGTCTTAGACTATCATCATTATCTTTAATTATCCTAAACTTTTAGCTTCCAGGACAGATGTCTCTAAGAAAAACAACCCATCCTTCTGAGCAAATTCTTTAGCTGAACTTACTTATTAAAAACATACatattcaaaattaaacaaacattttggcacaacaaattaaataattcattcaCTGTAATAATAAGTCATCCTCGATGTAATTGATCAAAATAAGGTTTTCTCTTTGTGATTCATTCTTGAGTTGAGAGAGAAGAGTACAATAACAAAACTATAGATTGAAGAAATTATGATTTTTATCTCGTCATTAAGGTATGAATGccttttagagagagagagaaaaaagagTTGATTGGAAGCATATATATTCACCTAAAACAGACCTGAATTGACTAGAAAAGGTCTCCAAATGACCAAAAGTATCAATATTGAAAACGAAATTAATATAGtgacttagggtgtgtttggaaagcatgaaaatgacttctggaaaatgagtcatttttcggaaaatagtttcattttcagtgtttggttgcattatggaaaactgtctctgtgtgtttggttcattttctagaaaatgtattaaattgtataatgttacattttatttatttttttaaaatataaaaaattataataatatataaaataataatatttcttttagaaaattattaaaaaaaaaaagtagccgGCGGTCTGGTTTTCGCTGGAAGCTACAGATTTGGCCATTTTGGCCAAAACATTGTTGAAGCCAagtccgaaaaatgacttccaaaaaaaaaattcagaagtcattttctgaaaaaatagcatcattttccttggtcaatgGAAGTTGTTTTCCGTTGATCGCATTTTCCACGCgctgccaaacaccaaaagctcgaaaaaataattttcgaaaatcatttttcgggttacCGGGTGCGTTtaatttggaaaatattttctgaaaaaatgagtcattttctgaaaaatagtttcatttccaatgtttggttgcattctagaaaactgtctttgtgtgtttggtacatttttcagaaaataagtagaaatgtataattatatatttttattattttatttaaaatattaaaatatatagactaataatatttattataaataatttttttaaaaaaaaaagaaaaaaccttCGCTAATGGCCGGAAACAAGAGCCGGCGAACTAGAGAGGGACGACTCAATCGTTCCTCTCTCACATGAAGCCATTTTCcgtttccggaagtcattttcagGAAAAATGAACCATTTTTCATGACCACATTTTCTGAaggttgccaaacaccaaaagttCGGAAAATAATttacggaaatcattttccgggttaccaaacacacccttaatgtaaTTGTGTgttaatagaaatatcaatatgtctgtttttcaaaatatcttaatttaaactttttcatatatatatatatatatatatatatatatatatatatatatatattataaattttatttaagggaaaagaaaaaataaaaataaacttcacttaaaaaataatagtaataatttgaTTCATATATGTACCATCGTATACTAATCCCAGAAAAAAGAGGAATCACAGTTCCCAACCTAATAAGGAAAcggaaattaaaatttaattaattcctaaTCCTTTCATAATAGGATAGATAGTATAGCTATAAAATATGGGTTAATGTAAGTCGTTGGCATCATAT
It includes:
- the LOC116033290 gene encoding NAC domain-containing protein 96-like, which gives rise to MGDSVEEEPEWKKTLPPGYMFAPFDKEIFKCYLLPKVKGEYFHPQVIPEFDIYQCQPSQLPGLDPKQAFSYFFTKTDKKHQNGKRLNRFTKDKKGHWRITSKIQEVTEEDGKTVIGRKNVLVYMYENKIKTNWIMHEYMLDHNYANKNEGDKLDTSVVVCRIYERKGKNNCENNSDESEVIRDVEQKHKRGSSSSSQSDDPGESSSRDKRWKQHCINNQTSLNSNPLDVQPAATMMMQTTYWEEQPLQPLSDHKLASNNNGCYPFDVQLNSMPQQPATYRDELQLPNFDPMKKLIPQPPKEPNLNVEEKEDDDSDFDFDTDSFFL